A window of Formosa sp. Hel1_31_208 contains these coding sequences:
- a CDS encoding lysylphosphatidylglycerol synthase domain-containing protein — MYFGSLPYKTKQFFFVLIKLSIVVGAFYFIYQKLANNDALDFSQFLVFLSENESFSIINIAFLIILSLFNWVFEIIKWKTLVGYVKHISFKNALEQSLGALTASLFTPNRIGEYGAKAIYYHSSKRKQIMLINLLSNMMQMSVTMMFGLLGFFLMQAKYDLNIDYFRVSRFIVLFVIIGGFTVFGLKQKRFKIKGFTIERLKTFFKHLPREMHLKNFSLSLIRYLIFSFQFYFLLHLFGVNVSYYNAMIVITTMYMLSSIIPSLFIFDVVIKGSIAVFLFTIVGVNEFTTLSIITIMWLLNFVLPSAFGSYYVLNFNFPKTEQQ, encoded by the coding sequence ATGTATTTTGGCAGCCTTCCTTACAAAACTAAACAATTCTTTTTTGTACTTATTAAATTAAGTATTGTAGTTGGGGCTTTTTATTTTATTTATCAAAAACTGGCCAATAATGACGCCTTAGATTTTAGTCAGTTTTTAGTATTTTTAAGCGAAAACGAATCATTTTCGATCATAAACATTGCTTTTTTGATAATTTTAAGCCTTTTTAACTGGGTTTTTGAAATCATAAAATGGAAAACTTTAGTGGGCTATGTGAAACACATTTCCTTTAAAAATGCACTCGAACAAAGTTTAGGGGCTTTGACAGCTTCTCTTTTTACACCTAATCGTATTGGGGAATATGGCGCTAAAGCTATTTACTACCATAGTTCTAAACGCAAACAAATTATGCTTATTAATTTGTTAAGCAATATGATGCAAATGTCAGTGACCATGATGTTTGGACTACTTGGTTTTTTTCTGATGCAAGCGAAGTATGATTTAAACATTGATTACTTCAGAGTTTCCAGATTTATAGTTCTTTTTGTGATCATTGGTGGTTTTACTGTTTTTGGATTAAAACAAAAACGATTCAAAATAAAAGGATTTACCATAGAACGTTTAAAAACCTTCTTCAAGCATTTACCGAGAGAAATGCATTTAAAGAACTTTTCACTTTCACTTATAAGGTACCTCATATTTTCATTTCAGTTTTACTTTTTACTGCACCTCTTTGGAGTAAATGTAAGCTATTATAACGCCATGATTGTCATTACCACGATGTATATGCTCTCGTCAATTATTCCATCCCTTTTTATATTTGATGTGGTAATTAAAGGAAGTATTGCAGTTTTTCTTTTTACAATAGTTGGTGTAAATGAATTCACTACACTTTCTATTATTACTATTATGTGGTTGCTTAATTTTGTATTGCCCAGTGCATTTGGAAGCTACTATGTTCTCAATTTTAATTTTCCAAAAACCGAACAACAATAA
- a CDS encoding DUF6252 family protein — protein MKNLKVFKLFILFILVFGCSTNDDSDNDNLSTNNSMTIVVDGVTYTFNSFIGIKTFDNIEVLGSNDNDENFYMRFNENGVIDNASFYSTDFENDFDFTSSYFWADGMFDLNNLSIDEGNMVVNADFNGTIYEDPFIIADGGSATINSGSFNIVYSVNENATVDVFLDANVNGQTYESVKTGQTGGFFVGTDIALTGYSDKEFDIAIAFNPSNTITGTYEFSTGNEIEKVLVSRYNPFTDEYQEYMTNGTLIIEEIVSGFTSYIRGTFELSANDGQGDDLNITNGEFFLVY, from the coding sequence ATGAAAAATTTGAAAGTATTTAAACTGTTTATTCTATTCATTTTAGTTTTTGGATGTTCAACAAATGATGATAGTGATAACGACAATCTTTCCACAAATAATTCAATGACAATTGTTGTTGATGGTGTTACATATACCTTTAACAGCTTTATTGGAATTAAAACCTTTGACAATATCGAAGTATTGGGTTCTAACGACAATGACGAAAATTTTTACATGAGATTTAATGAAAATGGAGTCATAGATAATGCTAGTTTTTATAGCACGGATTTTGAAAATGACTTTGATTTTACATCGTCTTATTTCTGGGCCGATGGTATGTTCGATTTAAATAATCTATCTATAGACGAAGGGAATATGGTTGTAAATGCCGATTTTAATGGCACTATTTATGAGGATCCTTTCATCATTGCTGACGGAGGTAGTGCTACTATTAATTCTGGAAGCTTTAATATAGTATACAGCGTAAATGAAAACGCTACCGTAGATGTGTTTTTAGATGCAAATGTGAATGGTCAAACCTATGAGAGTGTGAAAACAGGACAAACAGGAGGCTTTTTTGTTGGTACAGATATCGCTTTAACAGGATATTCGGATAAAGAATTTGACATAGCAATCGCATTTAATCCGAGTAATACCATAACTGGAACTTATGAGTTTTCGACGGGTAACGAAATTGAAAAAGTTTTAGTCTCACGCTATAACCCCTTTACTGACGAATATCAAGAATACATGACCAATGGAACCTTAATCATCGAAGAAATTGTTTCAGGTTTTACAAGTTACATTAGAGGTACTTTTGAATTGTCAGCAAATGATGGTCAGGGTGATGATTTAAATATTACAAATGGGGAATTCTTTTTAGTGTATTAA
- a CDS encoding cyclase family protein — protein MIAIIQYNSRKLQIDLSQPLDISIPIRASKSNVNAWYIDEPHIAPEVIEDTTISVSQGASTNFNGIRFNPHAHGTHTECVGHITETVYSINQNLKTFFFLAEVVTVAPEVKGNDTVISKAQLQFALGNKKRDAIVIRTIPNTTEKLSRQYSHTNWTYLEEDAVAFLVKKGIKHLLIDLPSVDKEEDSGELKAHKMFWNYSGKLRKDCTITELIYVPNALEDGEYFLNLQIAPFENDATPSKPVLYQIME, from the coding sequence ATGATAGCAATAATACAATATAATTCCAGAAAATTACAAATAGATTTATCACAACCTTTAGATATTTCAATTCCAATTCGCGCTTCAAAATCAAATGTTAATGCATGGTATATTGATGAGCCTCATATTGCTCCTGAAGTGATTGAAGATACCACCATAAGTGTATCACAGGGCGCTTCCACAAATTTTAATGGAATCCGTTTTAACCCCCATGCTCATGGCACACACACCGAATGTGTTGGCCATATTACAGAGACCGTGTATTCCATCAACCAGAATTTAAAGACCTTCTTTTTTCTTGCAGAAGTTGTTACCGTCGCTCCCGAAGTTAAGGGCAACGATACGGTAATTTCAAAAGCCCAATTGCAGTTTGCTTTAGGAAACAAAAAACGAGATGCTATTGTAATTAGAACCATACCTAATACGACTGAAAAATTATCACGACAATATTCACATACCAATTGGACTTACTTGGAAGAAGATGCTGTAGCCTTCTTAGTTAAAAAAGGGATTAAGCACTTGTTAATTGATTTGCCTAGCGTAGATAAAGAAGAAGATAGTGGCGAATTAAAAGCTCATAAAATGTTCTGGAATTACAGCGGTAAATTAAGAAAAGACTGTACCATTACAGAGTTAATCTATGTTCCTAATGCTCTGGAAGATGGAGAATATTTTTTAAACCTTCAAATTGCACCCTTTGAAAATGATGCAACGCCTAGTAAACCTGTGCTATACCAAATTATGGAATAA
- a CDS encoding glycosyltransferase, which produces MLIIIFIITSIYLCLIGSLVYGFDKVLDFKTIDISAKTKFSIVIPFRNEAAHLEALLTSISELNYPRSHFEIIMVDDDSSDNSVALIHSFNHDFDGLKISVFKNNRQSNSPKKDAITMAIHHAKYDWIVTTDADCLVPKYWLDIFDQYIQGHQPNLIIAPVALTKAHTFLERFQILDILSLQGATIGGFGIKKPFLCNGANLAYRKDFFNTLNGFSGNLNIASGDDIFLLEKAVKQDKNTVHYLKNNQVIVSTPAQSNFKSLKAQRVRWAAKTSTYHNGFGKAAGFTVLIMNALLVCLPLVFLVGIITLKTFLYTYLIKILIDFLLLFKTARFFNQEQYLPSYLFSSVLYPFFSVYIGFISVFKGYKWKGRTYTK; this is translated from the coding sequence ATGCTCATCATCATTTTTATTATTACAAGTATTTACCTGTGTTTGATTGGCAGTTTGGTCTATGGTTTTGATAAAGTTCTAGATTTTAAAACAATTGACATTTCTGCAAAAACTAAATTCTCAATAGTCATTCCCTTTAGAAATGAGGCGGCTCATTTGGAAGCCTTATTGACGTCCATTTCAGAATTAAATTATCCAAGGTCTCATTTTGAAATCATTATGGTAGATGACGATTCTTCAGACAATTCTGTAGCGCTCATCCATAGCTTTAACCATGACTTTGATGGTTTAAAAATTTCAGTTTTTAAAAACAATCGACAATCAAACTCCCCTAAAAAAGATGCTATCACCATGGCAATTCATCACGCCAAATATGACTGGATTGTCACCACTGATGCCGATTGTTTAGTGCCTAAATATTGGTTGGATATTTTTGATCAATACATACAAGGTCATCAACCAAATCTTATTATTGCTCCTGTGGCTCTAACGAAGGCACATACTTTTTTAGAACGCTTTCAAATTTTAGACATTCTAAGTCTGCAAGGTGCTACCATTGGAGGTTTCGGTATCAAAAAGCCATTCTTATGCAATGGTGCAAATTTAGCTTACAGAAAAGACTTTTTCAATACACTAAATGGTTTTTCAGGGAATCTAAATATTGCAAGTGGCGATGATATCTTTCTTTTGGAAAAAGCTGTAAAACAGGATAAGAACACCGTTCATTATCTGAAAAATAATCAAGTCATAGTCTCCACACCAGCACAATCAAATTTTAAATCTCTAAAAGCACAACGGGTGCGATGGGCTGCAAAAACATCGACTTATCATAACGGTTTTGGTAAAGCAGCTGGATTTACAGTGCTTATAATGAACGCACTACTGGTATGTTTACCTTTGGTATTTCTCGTTGGTATTATTACTTTGAAAACCTTTCTCTATACCTATCTCATTAAAATCCTTATAGACTTCTTACTCCTGTTTAAAACGGCTCGCTTTTTTAATCAAGAACAGTATTTACCATCCTATCTGTTTTCAAGTGTATTATATCCATTTTTCAGTGTTTATATTGGGTTTATTTCAGTTTTTAAAGGGTATAAATGGAAAGGCAGAACCTACACTAAATAG
- a CDS encoding DUF4230 domain-containing protein produces the protein METFFIIIISILITLGAVTLFKQLKLKRQTSSQSILLLDKIKKVCKFITVEGDFAEIYHYEDVKQRFLKLVSSKKKALVVINAKAHVGFDLSKIKMDSNIKTKTLKLYHFPQPEVLSIETDLNYYNKTDGMFNKFEASDLTELHNEAKQHIMNKVPESGLYDIAKREALESVILIESIVQTIGWTLDYSDLKLESEDKTLLE, from the coding sequence ATGGAAACATTTTTTATCATTATTATAAGCATACTCATCACTTTAGGAGCTGTGACCCTGTTTAAACAGTTAAAATTAAAAAGACAAACCAGTTCGCAATCGATACTATTGTTAGATAAGATTAAAAAAGTATGTAAGTTTATTACTGTAGAAGGTGATTTTGCTGAAATCTATCATTATGAAGATGTGAAGCAACGTTTTTTAAAATTAGTGTCCAGTAAAAAGAAAGCTCTGGTAGTTATTAATGCTAAAGCTCATGTAGGGTTTGACTTGTCTAAGATAAAAATGGACTCTAACATTAAAACTAAAACTCTGAAATTATATCATTTTCCACAACCAGAAGTATTAAGTATTGAAACCGATTTGAATTACTACAACAAAACGGATGGCATGTTTAATAAATTTGAAGCTTCAGACCTTACCGAGTTGCATAATGAAGCGAAGCAACATATCATGAATAAAGTCCCTGAAAGCGGACTCTATGACATTGCGAAACGCGAAGCGCTTGAGTCGGTGATACTTATTGAAAGTATTGTCCAAACTATAGGTTGGACCTTAGATTATTCAGATTTAAAATTAGAATCAGAAGACAAGACATTACTAGAATGA
- a CDS encoding tetratricopeptide repeat protein, protein MRIFPVLLFLIIIFKTEAQSSVLNRADSLYINGNYSKAIEAYKAYDDQTEVNDRIAKAYVAIGNYDAALQYYKMSLEANPRNGLVLYEYAKLLSKTKKFEASIEAFNNLMNIDYRNPNYHYEMGLAIERMDDSTAINRYRSAYDLDPTHQKAIFKIAKHYLQKRNHSYAEKYIDKGLESYENNVELISLKAQSYYLQDYYTKARDWFQKLIDLGESSEFIHEKLSLCHGQNSDYELAIEQRKRALKYNPYNANVIFVIGTYYKRLQNYTEAEKYIRQALAMKDVPLDYEYQELGVVLNWQNKHKEAIEVFEKSQKENPQNIQTAFFIITTKDKYYADIDTKIKLYEDFKEKHKESFYSKFAARRISELKEEKFLKAQD, encoded by the coding sequence ATGAGAATATTCCCAGTCCTACTATTTCTGATAATAATATTTAAAACCGAAGCACAGTCTTCGGTTTTAAATCGTGCAGACAGTTTATATATTAATGGTAATTATAGCAAAGCGATTGAGGCTTATAAAGCCTATGATGATCAAACTGAAGTCAATGATAGAATTGCCAAAGCGTATGTCGCCATAGGAAATTACGACGCTGCATTGCAGTATTATAAAATGAGTTTAGAAGCAAATCCTAGGAACGGATTGGTGCTTTATGAGTACGCCAAACTACTATCAAAAACTAAAAAATTCGAAGCGTCTATTGAGGCCTTCAATAATTTAATGAATATCGATTATCGCAATCCTAATTACCACTACGAAATGGGATTGGCCATAGAACGAATGGATGATTCTACGGCTATAAATCGATACCGATCGGCTTACGATTTAGATCCAACGCATCAAAAGGCGATTTTTAAAATCGCAAAGCACTATCTGCAGAAACGAAACCATTCTTATGCCGAAAAGTATATAGATAAAGGACTAGAGAGTTACGAAAATAATGTTGAGCTTATTAGTTTAAAAGCACAGAGTTATTATCTGCAAGATTATTACACCAAAGCACGAGATTGGTTTCAAAAGTTAATTGATTTGGGTGAGTCTTCAGAATTCATTCATGAGAAACTGAGTTTGTGTCATGGACAAAACTCCGACTATGAATTAGCAATAGAACAGCGAAAAAGAGCTTTAAAGTATAACCCTTATAATGCCAATGTGATTTTTGTGATTGGAACCTATTATAAACGACTTCAGAATTATACAGAAGCCGAAAAATACATTCGACAAGCATTGGCCATGAAAGATGTGCCTTTAGATTATGAGTATCAAGAACTAGGTGTTGTATTAAACTGGCAAAACAAACATAAAGAAGCCATTGAAGTCTTTGAAAAATCGCAAAAGGAAAACCCTCAAAACATCCAAACCGCTTTTTTTATCATCACAACTAAGGATAAATATTATGCAGATATAGATACAAAAATTAAGCTCTATGAGGACTTCAAGGAAAAACACAAAGAAAGCTTCTATTCTAAGTTTGCTGCACGACGAATCTCAGAGCTTAAAGAAGAGAAATTTTTAAAGGCTCAAGACTAA
- the ruvC gene encoding crossover junction endodeoxyribonuclease RuvC — MSNEKIILGIDPGTTIMGFGLIKVEGKKMSFLQLNELDLKKYSDHYLKLKLIFERTIELIDTHHPDEIAIEAPFFGKNVQSMLKLGRAQGVAMAAGLSREVPITEYSPKKIKMAITGNGNASKEQVAKMLQSLLNLKTLPKNLDATDGLAAAVCHFYNQGRIEIGKSYSGWGSFVKQNEDRVKK, encoded by the coding sequence ATGAGTAACGAAAAAATTATATTAGGGATTGATCCAGGAACAACCATTATGGGCTTTGGGCTTATTAAGGTGGAAGGCAAAAAAATGTCATTTCTTCAACTCAACGAATTAGATCTTAAAAAATACAGCGATCATTACCTCAAACTCAAACTCATTTTTGAACGAACAATAGAACTTATTGATACGCATCATCCTGATGAAATTGCTATTGAAGCCCCATTCTTTGGGAAAAACGTTCAGAGTATGCTAAAGCTTGGTCGCGCTCAGGGCGTTGCTATGGCTGCAGGATTATCGCGTGAGGTGCCCATTACTGAATATTCGCCTAAAAAAATCAAGATGGCCATTACCGGTAACGGAAATGCCAGCAAAGAACAAGTTGCAAAAATGCTTCAGAGTTTACTGAATTTGAAAACCTTACCGAAAAATTTAGATGCAACAGATGGTTTAGCTGCCGCAGTTTGTCATTTTTACAATCAAGGGCGTATAGAGATTGGAAAAAGTTATTCTGGTTGGGGAAGTTTTGTAAAACAGAACGAGGATAGGGTTAAGAAATAG
- a CDS encoding DUF1272 domain-containing protein has translation MLDIRPTCEHCNKSLPFDSEEAMICTFECTYCQDCVTLLKEVCPNCGGNFSKRPIRPEILLKIHPVSTTVVYKPVDLEKHYKNIQGS, from the coding sequence ATGTTAGACATAAGGCCAACATGTGAACATTGCAACAAATCACTTCCATTTGATTCTGAAGAGGCAATGATTTGTACGTTTGAGTGCACCTATTGTCAAGACTGTGTCACCCTACTAAAAGAAGTTTGTCCGAATTGTGGCGGTAATTTTTCGAAAAGACCAATACGACCTGAAATCTTATTAAAAATACATCCTGTTTCAACAACAGTAGTTTATAAACCGGTCGACCTTGAGAAACATTATAAAAACATACAGGGATCATAG
- the hemW gene encoding radical SAM family heme chaperone HemW: protein MSGIYIHIPFCKQACHYCDFHFSTSLKKKDELIQALAAELQMRKIEFQNTIVDTIYFGGGTPSLLSNEELQFIIDAVYSNYQVSEVPEITLEANPDDLTKERIQLLAQTPINRLSIGIQSFFETDLQLMNRAHNAEEAENCLQVARRYFDNITIDLIYGIPGLSNERWKENIDMALRYDIPHISSYALTVEPKTALEHLIKKGEIKNVDDDAAQVQFHMLTDRLEAEGFVHYELSNFGKEGFFSRNNSAYWLGKSYIGIGPSAHSFNGNERSWNVRNNSKYINAIASSRLPMETETLTVTDKYNEYVMTGLRTVWGVSIHKVSKDFGKTYKDHLLLQADSFINQQLLYINDEKIMVTKKGKFLCDGIASELFMLNNS from the coding sequence TTGAGCGGCATCTATATCCATATCCCATTCTGTAAACAAGCATGTCATTATTGTGACTTTCATTTTTCTACCTCACTTAAAAAGAAGGATGAATTGATTCAGGCATTAGCTGCAGAATTACAAATGCGGAAAATTGAGTTTCAAAATACAATTGTAGACACCATTTATTTTGGAGGCGGAACACCAAGTCTATTATCAAATGAGGAACTACAATTTATAATCGATGCTGTCTATAGCAATTATCAAGTTTCCGAAGTACCAGAGATTACTCTTGAAGCCAATCCTGATGATCTGACTAAAGAGCGCATTCAGTTATTAGCACAAACACCAATCAATAGATTAAGTATTGGGATTCAGTCTTTTTTTGAAACCGATTTGCAACTGATGAATCGTGCGCATAATGCAGAGGAAGCCGAAAACTGTTTGCAAGTGGCTAGGCGTTATTTTGATAATATTACAATCGATTTGATTTATGGTATTCCGGGATTGAGTAATGAACGTTGGAAAGAAAATATTGATATGGCGTTGCGTTATGATATTCCGCACATTTCAAGTTATGCATTAACAGTTGAACCCAAAACAGCATTAGAACATTTAATTAAAAAAGGTGAAATTAAAAACGTTGATGATGATGCAGCGCAAGTCCAATTTCATATGTTGACAGATAGATTAGAGGCTGAAGGTTTTGTGCATTATGAGCTCTCTAATTTCGGAAAGGAAGGGTTTTTTAGTCGAAATAATTCAGCCTATTGGTTAGGAAAATCTTATATAGGTATTGGTCCTTCTGCGCATTCGTTTAATGGAAATGAGCGCAGTTGGAATGTTCGTAATAATTCAAAATACATCAATGCCATTGCGTCGAGTAGACTGCCCATGGAGACGGAAACCTTAACGGTCACTGATAAATACAATGAATATGTGATGACCGGCTTGCGAACGGTTTGGGGAGTTTCAATACATAAAGTTTCTAAAGACTTCGGGAAAACCTATAAGGATCACCTATTATTACAGGCTGATTCTTTTATAAATCAACAATTATTGTATATTAATGATGAAAAAATAATGGTTACCAAAAAAGGAAAGTTTTTATGTGATGGTATCGCTTCTGAACTTTTTATGCTCAACAACTCATGA
- a CDS encoding outer membrane beta-barrel protein gives MTSNYRLQILPIIVLVLCCISTTYAQRDTNKWKAQIAIGVNSPSQSGFVDGFVGKSINFPTVNLGIQHMFKPELGAKFDFGFNRFSSDDASLVDFKTNYTRINIQMVYDPTERLGFMPRRMGLVAHVGPGYSFVKPLGDFGANDNSFLNVMAGLEFHYGLTQQISVYSDLSYILGLSGDFEPETDGFGSFNGNLLTITFGITFSISGCQYCD, from the coding sequence ATGACCTCAAATTATAGGCTACAAATATTACCAATTATTGTTTTGGTTCTATGTTGTATCTCTACTACTTACGCTCAACGAGATACTAACAAATGGAAAGCGCAAATAGCAATAGGAGTTAACAGTCCGTCACAATCTGGTTTTGTAGATGGCTTTGTCGGTAAATCTATCAACTTCCCTACAGTTAACTTAGGGATTCAACACATGTTTAAACCAGAATTAGGAGCAAAGTTTGACTTCGGATTTAATCGGTTTTCTAGCGATGACGCAAGTTTGGTTGACTTTAAAACAAATTATACCAGAATAAATATTCAAATGGTTTATGATCCAACAGAAAGGTTAGGGTTTATGCCTCGGCGGATGGGATTAGTAGCTCATGTTGGACCTGGTTATTCTTTTGTGAAACCATTAGGTGATTTTGGAGCAAATGATAACTCGTTTTTAAATGTCATGGCTGGATTGGAATTTCACTATGGATTGACACAACAAATATCTGTCTATTCAGACCTGTCTTATATTTTAGGTTTATCCGGTGATTTTGAGCCAGAGACCGACGGATTTGGATCATTCAACGGGAATCTTTTAACCATCACTTTCGGAATTACATTTTCGATAAGTGGATGTCAATACTGCGATTAA
- a CDS encoding MmcQ/YjbR family DNA-binding protein — protein sequence MNIEDYRNYCMNKKAVTEHFPFDKDTLVFKVLGKMFALASLEKWEQGEGFINLKCDPEYAQELRDLYDSIKPGYHMHKQQWNSVYIHNGDLPPQLILKLIDHSYNMVIQGMTKKMRAQLE from the coding sequence ATGAATATAGAAGACTACAGAAATTATTGTATGAATAAAAAGGCAGTGACAGAGCACTTTCCCTTTGATAAAGATACGTTGGTTTTTAAAGTTTTAGGTAAAATGTTTGCCCTTGCATCATTAGAAAAATGGGAACAAGGAGAAGGATTTATCAATCTTAAATGTGATCCTGAATACGCTCAAGAATTAAGAGATCTCTACGATAGTATCAAACCAGGATACCATATGCACAAACAACAATGGAACAGCGTTTACATTCATAACGGTGATCTTCCGCCTCAATTAATTTTAAAATTAATAGACCATTCTTACAATATGGTTATTCAAGGCATGACTAAAAAAATGAGAGCGCAGTTAGAGTAA
- a CDS encoding Bax inhibitor-1/YccA family protein — translation MRLSNYKTNNPVFSGYFWEGPKVTNKKMTVTGIFVKSLLCILVIAAITAYIWKLSEDGISVRWFTLGGMLGAIITSVVISVRQQWAPILVPIYTIAKGLFLGGFSAYAHKNFPELPYQAIGVTIVTFLVMLLLYQTRIIVVTKKLRSVIITSAVSIFVVYMISMILGFFGIKSYIWGTSWFAIVFNCIAAIVASFALLLDFDYIERHKNRAPKSKEWLATWGLLATLIWLYVEILRLMQKLTKRF, via the coding sequence ATGCGATTATCAAACTATAAGACGAACAACCCTGTGTTTTCTGGTTATTTTTGGGAAGGGCCAAAAGTCACTAACAAGAAAATGACCGTTACTGGTATTTTCGTCAAATCTTTACTGTGTATCCTAGTGATTGCGGCAATAACGGCTTACATATGGAAACTCAGTGAAGATGGTATAAGTGTTCGTTGGTTCACATTAGGCGGTATGTTAGGTGCAATAATCACAAGTGTTGTAATTTCAGTAAGACAGCAATGGGCTCCTATTTTGGTACCCATTTATACGATTGCCAAAGGTTTGTTTTTAGGTGGCTTTTCAGCATATGCGCATAAAAATTTTCCGGAGTTGCCATACCAAGCTATTGGTGTTACGATTGTCACATTTCTTGTCATGCTTCTCTTATATCAAACACGCATTATTGTGGTTACCAAAAAACTAAGAAGTGTCATTATTACTTCAGCTGTTAGTATTTTTGTAGTATATATGATTTCAATGATTCTAGGGTTCTTCGGAATTAAATCTTATATATGGGGAACCTCATGGTTTGCTATTGTGTTTAATTGTATCGCTGCAATAGTGGCGTCTTTTGCATTGCTTTTAGACTTTGATTACATAGAACGCCATAAAAATCGCGCACCCAAATCTAAAGAATGGCTAGCCACTTGGGGACTTTTAGCGACACTTATCTGGCTTTACGTTGAAATCTTAAGACTTATGCAGAAGCTCACAAAACGATTCTAA
- a CDS encoding STAS domain-containing protein, translating into MNLEITHANNFFKVKGSLDKHNIHVFQKEFRNIFDKVNAITVSLENLTSIDRFGVRAIAQLHNEAITKNKRLSIIGLGQGNLYHHFKSEEAA; encoded by the coding sequence ATGAACTTAGAAATTACGCACGCTAACAACTTCTTCAAAGTCAAAGGATCTTTAGATAAACACAATATTCATGTGTTTCAAAAAGAATTCAGAAATATTTTTGATAAAGTAAATGCTATTACGGTTAGTTTAGAAAACTTAACGAGTATTGATCGTTTTGGTGTTAGAGCAATTGCGCAATTGCATAATGAAGCCATAACTAAAAACAAACGTTTGTCAATTATTGGATTAGGTCAGGGGAATTTATATCATCACTTTAAGTCGGAAGAAGCGGCTTAA
- a CDS encoding alkylphosphonate utilization protein, whose product MSVLQTLQDRSNNTCELCGSKQDLKQYTIPPSLNENVANDLLVCSTCLDQIEGTSEMNTNHWRCLNDSMWSEHVAVQIMAWRMLQRLRNEGWPKDLLDMMYLDDDAMTLARATDEHEDEADKIIHRDSNGVILESGDSVVLIKDLKVKGSSMVAKQGTAVRNIRLDHENAEYIEGKVDGQQIVIITQYVKKL is encoded by the coding sequence ATGAGTGTACTACAAACTCTGCAAGACCGAAGTAATAACACTTGCGAATTATGCGGGTCTAAACAAGACCTCAAACAATATACCATTCCACCTTCACTTAATGAAAATGTAGCTAATGATCTATTAGTTTGCAGTACGTGTTTGGATCAAATTGAGGGAACATCTGAAATGAATACCAATCATTGGAGGTGTTTAAATGATAGTATGTGGAGTGAGCATGTAGCCGTTCAAATAATGGCCTGGCGAATGTTACAAAGACTTCGAAATGAAGGTTGGCCTAAGGACCTTTTAGATATGATGTATCTAGATGATGATGCGATGACCTTAGCTAGAGCAACTGATGAGCACGAAGATGAAGCTGATAAAATTATTCACCGTGATTCTAATGGTGTGATTTTAGAATCTGGAGATTCGGTTGTGTTGATTAAAGATTTAAAAGTCAAAGGTTCTAGTATGGTAGCTAAGCAAGGAACGGCCGTTAGGAACATTCGTCTAGATCACGAAAATGCTGAATATATTGAAGGAAAGGTTGATGGTCAACAAATTGTAATCATTACGCAATACGTTAAGAAATTATAG